The following are encoded in a window of Methanobrevibacter ruminantium M1 genomic DNA:
- a CDS encoding 3'-5' exonuclease: MKYCKICRKEFPRDLMFCPECNSFLEPVSHSKTLDEGIVEHGINRIIFFDTETSGLNPNYCKIIELGMLVIEDGKIIEEYDKLINIGERIDSTITRITGITNDMLIDEGVSEGDVAQDLKEKLISGTLMIAYNCQFDLSFAYGLLKRHYPHEAEAIIEDVKWLDPMTVFKDRKAYPHKFSDAVEHYDIRNVNFHRAIGDAKGLYEVCLSLKDERDDLGEYINVFGYNPRYGINGLKFPFIEYKKHYYNDSMVSPNNILPKI, encoded by the coding sequence ATGAAATATTGCAAGATATGTAGAAAGGAATTTCCAAGGGACTTGATGTTTTGTCCGGAATGCAACTCCTTTTTAGAACCTGTATCACACTCTAAAACCCTTGACGAAGGAATTGTGGAGCATGGAATCAATAGAATAATATTCTTTGATACTGAAACATCCGGATTGAATCCTAATTACTGCAAAATAATCGAACTTGGAATGCTTGTCATTGAAGACGGGAAAATAATAGAGGAGTATGATAAGCTTATCAATATTGGAGAAAGGATAGATTCCACAATCACAAGAATTACCGGAATCACTAATGATATGCTGATAGATGAAGGAGTGAGTGAAGGGGACGTTGCTCAGGATTTAAAGGAAAAATTAATCTCTGGAACATTGATGATAGCATATAATTGCCAATTTGACTTGTCATTCGCCTATGGTCTGCTTAAAAGACATTACCCTCATGAGGCAGAGGCAATCATTGAGGATGTTAAATGGCTAGATCCAATGACCGTTTTTAAGGATAGAAAGGCCTATCCCCATAAGTTTAGCGATGCCGTTGAGCATTATGATATAAGGAATGTTAATTTCCATAGGGCGATTGGTGATGCAAAAGGATTGTATGAAGTTTGTTTGTCACTGAAGGATGAACGTGATGACCTTGGAGAATATATAAATGTCTTTGGATATAATCCAAGATATGGAATTAATGGATTGAAATTCCCATTTATAGAATATAAGAAACATTATTATAATGATTCTATGGTTTCTCCAAATAATATTCTTCCTAAGATATGA
- a CDS encoding alpha/beta hydrolase — protein sequence MKLENFKYETNDNNLINYYEIDNDNPILLIIHAQSTNSSSYSDVVKDLSKRFHLILVDCYGHGKSSHNRDKYNIVSQGDDLIDFIKSKTDEKISVLGHSSGGLIACYISSRSDLCDNLILEDPPLFSSSGEKRFDYYNYHDLSTVCHNFINQDEEKDFVYYYFMNQYMWNFFPESSREKIRNKSGASALKYREKHPDKPLKVRFWPKNVLEAFNGMEEYDPYFGENFYNDSFNCDIDYAELLSNIKCKTLFLKANTKIGEDGIIQGALTDDDLNQVMNLIENIEVEYFDCGHGIHNEKKKEFVKAVIGTTKIFTI from the coding sequence ATGAAACTGGAAAACTTTAAATACGAGACAAATGACAATAATTTGATAAATTATTATGAAATTGACAACGACAATCCCATACTGCTTATAATTCATGCCCAAAGCACAAATTCAAGTAGCTATTCTGATGTGGTAAAGGATTTGTCTAAAAGATTTCATTTGATTCTTGTGGATTGCTACGGCCATGGAAAAAGCTCCCACAACAGGGATAAATACAATATAGTCAGTCAGGGGGATGACTTGATTGATTTTATCAAATCAAAAACTGATGAAAAGATATCTGTACTGGGCCATTCCTCAGGAGGGCTCATCGCCTGCTATATCTCTTCAAGATCAGACCTTTGCGACAATCTGATACTGGAGGACCCTCCTCTCTTTTCAAGCTCTGGAGAGAAAAGATTTGACTATTACAACTATCATGACCTTTCCACAGTCTGCCATAATTTCATCAATCAGGATGAGGAGAAGGACTTTGTCTATTATTACTTCATGAATCAGTATATGTGGAACTTTTTCCCTGAAAGCTCAAGAGAAAAAATTAGAAATAAATCCGGAGCATCTGCATTAAAATACAGAGAAAAACATCCAGATAAGCCCTTGAAGGTTCGCTTTTGGCCTAAAAATGTTTTAGAGGCCTTTAATGGAATGGAGGAATATGACCCTTATTTTGGAGAGAACTTCTATAATGACTCCTTTAACTGTGATATAGACTATGCTGAGCTACTTTCAAACATAAAGTGCAAAACCCTGTTTTTAAAGGCAAATACGAAAATAGGGGAAGATGGCATTATCCAGGGCGCCTTAACTGATGATGACTTAAATCAGGTGATGAATCTGATTGAAAATATTGAAGTTGAATACTTTGACTGTGGCCATGGCATACACAATGAAAAGAAGAAAGAATTTGTAAAAGCGGTTATTGGAACAACAAAGATTTTTACAATTTAA
- a CDS encoding lectin like domain-containing protein, producing the protein MMRKTIFGVIFIVFILFSISTVSANDAQVDMLNDASDVELNQDLNAQPISSNCYDNNQNLKAQPISDCSDELQKSDDDLKLSEGGSTSFKQLCEDLNKSDGEFNLTHSYKHDESDEENTAVFYMENLVINGNNNIIDSSKSNFNFKFSNEANITINDLTFTNFNKSLFVISDSQLTFNNVNFTNCSSNLSLIAIMFPSNLTINNCNFYSNSFANYLDGPFNKLEIYNSNFDGTNCLDSAIKENRGQLVIENSSFENFTGVHGSIINYKGDYFSIKNSKFINSNSNFTGGAIIVKYFPIAYEEGDSFVYRHSNDMLIENCTFYNLSSSSNGGAIHLDLDSGSEGIVETLIVKSSNFTDCHSKFGGAISILGGYLNISYSNFQNNSASFEGGAIYSSWTNAKIEGSNFTANEGSQNAGALYFDKGKLTINDCKFIDNKALKERERTANAIYAHDVAAYFSNSTFDNGGVSVYADFASDSKIENVDKNDDIFLMDNHDYIVSVESKGIKLNLTGNEINVDSLPSHFDARDWGWTTSAKIQGDNTDCWAFASISSLETSFAKASGVLYNLSQNYLQKLQLKYFYSGDKRNSLTGFSYSGPGYALSWYGVLPVDNGYDDRGMIADTDLEDERIHVQDVLFIDTGRDDAVELIKWAILKYGAVTVQRGINGPYGELPTEGDDIAIMSHGTHFISLIGWDDNYFELEEGDDDPLHKFAWITKDSLSGFSTADYTKFDAIDNYAIVPQRAAVAYIFENDIDYHVNYQTDLTGLVGFDANYNYYSNEFVSKYDEFIGAVGTYFNESGIDYSFDVYLNSEKMLSQSGVSEFAGFRTIKLDEYIHIKAGDVFKVVFKSNSIPFQAYSRQHYIEGMSLASADGESWSDLAPLNKTVCLKAYTVKEDKEVSPSRASTKIDCSNMTTTAVASADGRIGEYFVVTLKDQNGTVIANKPIKIGFNGRVYDRVTDENGSAKLQINLAYKGTYTFAIGFLGDENYLGAFEVAKITVNKQSPKLASPNKSYKLTAKTKTLNASLKSGNGNPVSGKKITFTVNGKTYTATSNSKGVATVKVSLNKKGTYSFTVKYAGDDTFAAVTTKAKLTIK; encoded by the coding sequence ATGATGAGGAAAACAATATTTGGAGTTATATTTATCGTTTTTATTTTATTCAGCATTTCAACGGTTTCAGCAAACGATGCTCAAGTTGACATGCTTAATGATGCAAGTGATGTGGAATTAAATCAAGACTTGAATGCTCAGCCTATTTCATCAAATTGCTATGATAATAATCAGAATTTAAAAGCTCAACCTATTTCAGATTGCTCTGATGAGCTACAGAAATCTGATGATGATTTAAAGCTTTCCGAAGGGGGATCAACAAGTTTCAAACAGCTTTGTGAAGATTTAAATAAAAGCGACGGCGAATTTAATCTAACTCACAGCTATAAACATGATGAAAGTGATGAAGAGAATACAGCGGTTTTTTATATGGAAAATTTGGTGATAAATGGAAATAATAATATTATAGATAGCAGCAAATCAAATTTCAACTTTAAATTTTCCAATGAAGCAAACATTACCATCAATGATTTGACTTTCACAAATTTCAATAAATCCCTATTTGTAATCAGTGACAGCCAATTGACCTTTAATAACGTTAACTTTACTAATTGTTCCTCAAATCTTTCATTGATTGCGATAATGTTTCCTAGCAATTTGACTATAAACAACTGTAATTTCTATTCAAATTCATTTGCAAATTATCTCGACGGACCATTTAACAAATTAGAGATTTATAATTCAAATTTTGATGGGACAAATTGTTTAGATTCTGCTATTAAAGAGAATAGGGGCCAACTAGTCATTGAAAATTCCAGCTTTGAGAATTTCACAGGGGTTCATGGAAGCATAATAAACTACAAGGGAGACTATTTCTCTATTAAAAACTCCAAATTCATCAATTCCAATTCAAACTTCACTGGAGGAGCAATCATTGTAAAATATTTCCCTATTGCCTATGAAGAAGGAGATTCATTTGTCTATCGTCACTCTAATGACATGCTGATTGAGAATTGCACATTTTATAATCTTTCATCTTCCAGCAATGGAGGTGCAATCCATCTTGACCTTGATTCAGGCTCTGAAGGTATTGTAGAAACTTTAATTGTAAAATCTTCCAACTTCACAGACTGCCACTCCAAGTTTGGAGGAGCAATATCCATTTTAGGCGGTTATTTAAACATTTCCTATTCCAATTTCCAAAACAATAGCGCCAGCTTTGAAGGAGGGGCGATCTACTCCTCATGGACCAATGCAAAGATTGAAGGCTCTAATTTTACTGCCAATGAAGGAAGTCAAAATGCAGGGGCATTATACTTTGACAAGGGAAAATTGACAATCAATGACTGTAAGTTCATTGATAATAAGGCTCTTAAGGAACGAGAGAGAACTGCAAATGCAATCTATGCTCATGATGTAGCTGCCTATTTCTCCAATTCCACTTTTGACAATGGAGGAGTATCAGTTTATGCAGATTTTGCAAGCGATTCAAAAATTGAGAATGTGGATAAAAATGATGACATCTTCCTAATGGACAACCATGATTATATCGTTTCAGTTGAAAGCAAGGGAATAAAGCTTAACTTGACCGGAAATGAAATAAATGTCGACAGCCTCCCATCCCACTTTGACGCAAGAGACTGGGGATGGACAACTTCTGCAAAAATTCAGGGAGACAATACTGACTGCTGGGCATTTGCATCAATATCCTCTTTGGAAACCTCATTTGCAAAAGCCTCAGGGGTTTTATATAACCTCTCACAGAATTATCTTCAAAAGCTCCAATTGAAATATTTCTATTCAGGAGACAAGAGAAACAGCTTGACAGGCTTTTCATATAGCGGTCCAGGCTATGCATTAAGCTGGTATGGGGTTTTGCCTGTTGACAATGGATATGATGACCGCGGAATGATTGCAGACACTGACCTTGAGGATGAAAGAATTCATGTTCAGGATGTGCTGTTTATAGATACCGGAAGGGATGACGCTGTGGAATTGATAAAATGGGCCATACTGAAATATGGCGCTGTCACTGTTCAGCGAGGCATAAACGGACCTTATGGTGAACTACCAACCGAAGGTGACGACATTGCCATTATGAGTCATGGAACCCATTTCATTTCACTTATAGGATGGGATGATAATTATTTTGAATTAGAGGAAGGTGATGACGATCCGCTTCATAAATTTGCTTGGATAACTAAGGACTCCTTATCCGGTTTTTCAACTGCTGATTACACAAAATTTGATGCTATAGACAATTATGCAATTGTCCCTCAAAGGGCTGCAGTTGCCTATATCTTCGAAAATGACATTGACTATCATGTGAACTATCAGACAGACCTAACTGGATTGGTCGGATTCGATGCCAATTACAACTATTATTCCAATGAGTTTGTTTCAAAGTATGATGAGTTTATCGGAGCTGTAGGAACCTACTTCAATGAATCAGGAATCGATTATTCCTTTGATGTTTATCTAAATAGTGAGAAGATGCTTTCACAAAGTGGAGTGAGCGAATTTGCAGGTTTCAGGACAATCAAATTAGATGAATATATCCATATAAAAGCAGGGGATGTGTTTAAAGTCGTCTTTAAAAGCAATTCCATTCCTTTCCAAGCATATTCAAGACAGCATTATATTGAAGGAATGTCCCTTGCAAGCGCTGACGGTGAAAGCTGGAGTGACCTTGCACCTTTAAATAAGACCGTATGCCTTAAGGCATATACCGTAAAGGAGGATAAGGAAGTGAGTCCAAGCAGAGCATCCACTAAGATAGATTGCAGTAACATGACCACCACTGCTGTAGCAAGTGCAGATGGAAGAATTGGAGAGTACTTTGTTGTCACATTAAAAGACCAAAACGGAACAGTGATAGCAAATAAGCCAATAAAAATAGGTTTCAATGGAAGAGTCTATGACAGAGTCACAGATGAAAACGGAAGCGCAAAGCTGCAAATAAACCTCGCATATAAGGGAACTTACACATTTGCCATAGGATTCCTTGGAGATGAGAACTATCTTGGAGCATTTGAAGTAGCTAAGATAACTGTTAATAAGCAAAGCCCAAAGCTTGCAAGTCCAAACAAATCATATAAATTAACAGCAAAAACAAAAACATTGAATGCAAGCCTTAAGAGTGGAAATGGAAATCCAGTAAGCGGTAAGAAGATCACATTTACAGTCAATGGCAAAACTTATACAGCGACAAGCAATTCCAAAGGAGTTGCTACTGTAAAGGTAAGCCTAAATAAGAAGGGAACATATAGTTTTACTGTAAAATATGCTGGTGATGATACCTTTGCTGCAGTTACAACAAAAGCAAAATTAACAATTAAATAG
- a CDS encoding aldo/keto reductase: protein MTKLGMGMMRLPLLDENDFKSIDYDEVNKMVDLYMESGFNHFDTAFVYHEGIGEESLRKSVVERYPRDSFTVSTKLPLFVITEESQLEGLFKQQLDNCGLDYFDYYLLHNVSGFTENAWKNVDLYSFIQKKKEDGFIKHIGLSTHGNSEFLDGILSKHPELEFVLLQISYLDWEDEAIESRKCLEVAKKHNVKVMIMEPFKGGFLADVPQEAEKIMKDYNPDKSVISWAMRFVANLDGVCLVFTGASNSKQLEENIEEFKNADPLNDDEIEILKEVSQIINKNITVDCTKCRYCVDNCSSNIDIAKLFDIYNKHKLLDTDEWTPHGNAYLNYSKLPDVGIASDCTECEICIEECPQKINIPEVLKDVAKTFETGIYGFGNE, encoded by the coding sequence ATGACAAAATTAGGTATGGGAATGATGAGACTTCCCCTTCTTGATGAAAACGATTTTAAAAGCATCGATTATGATGAAGTAAACAAGATGGTCGATTTGTATATGGAAAGCGGATTCAACCATTTTGACACTGCATTCGTCTATCATGAAGGAATTGGGGAAGAAAGCTTAAGAAAGTCAGTTGTCGAAAGGTATCCTAGGGACTCTTTCACCGTTTCAACTAAATTGCCTCTATTTGTAATCACTGAGGAGTCACAATTGGAAGGTCTCTTCAAGCAGCAATTGGATAATTGCGGTCTGGATTACTTTGACTATTATCTATTGCATAATGTAAGCGGATTTACAGAAAACGCCTGGAAGAATGTTGACTTGTATTCATTTATCCAAAAGAAAAAGGAAGATGGGTTTATCAAGCATATTGGCTTATCAACACATGGAAATTCAGAATTCTTAGATGGGATTTTAAGCAAGCATCCTGAATTGGAATTTGTATTACTTCAGATAAGCTATCTTGACTGGGAAGATGAGGCAATCGAGTCCCGAAAATGCTTGGAAGTTGCAAAGAAACATAATGTGAAAGTTATGATTATGGAACCATTTAAAGGAGGATTTTTAGCAGATGTTCCGCAAGAGGCAGAAAAAATTATGAAAGATTATAATCCGGACAAATCTGTCATTTCATGGGCAATGAGATTTGTAGCCAATCTTGATGGCGTATGCCTTGTTTTCACTGGTGCAAGCAACAGCAAACAGCTTGAAGAGAATATTGAGGAATTTAAAAATGCTGATCCGTTGAATGATGATGAGATTGAGATTCTAAAGGAGGTTTCTCAAATCATTAATAAGAACATCACTGTAGACTGTACCAAATGCAGATACTGTGTTGACAATTGTTCAAGCAATATTGATATAGCAAAGCTCTTTGACATCTATAATAAGCATAAGCTGCTTGATACAGATGAGTGGACCCCTCATGGAAACGCTTACTTGAATTATTCAAAGCTTCCAGATGTTGGAATAGCCTCTGACTGCACCGAATGTGAAATCTGCATAGAGGAATGTCCGCAGAAAATCAACATACCTGAAGTTTTAAAGGATGTTGCAAAAACCTTTGAAACTGGAATTTATGGATTTGGGAATGAATGA
- a CDS encoding histone family protein: MSEIPVAPVVRILKEAGAERITDDAKKAFADAVEASAEELAKKVIKAAAHAGRKTVTVDDIKFVCE; this comes from the coding sequence GTGAGTGAAATACCAGTTGCACCAGTTGTACGTATCTTAAAAGAAGCAGGTGCAGAAAGAATTACTGATGACGCTAAAAAAGCATTTGCTGACGCAGTGGAAGCTTCCGCTGAAGAATTAGCTAAAAAAGTCATCAAAGCAGCAGCACACGCTGGCAGAAAGACCGTAACTGTAGATGACATCAAATTCGTCTGCGAATAG
- a CDS encoding adhesin-like protein — translation MGFLDNVKKIFDSGENKEVKPRNGTGKIDKVESVESKSNYVNFNEKDEQQQNSEDLINDEILDESTSNETRNFTYLNNLIHSGVKEIILDSDIVYGNEDEESRHGIKLNLDNLVIDGNGYTIDALRASEIFICDARNIVIKNITLKNGFSHQAGAINNQGELTIIKSSINNNEGKLAGGILNLGELTLDESVIAKNKAEHTGGILNFFGKLSITKSTLKENIGIGNKAISNNGGELTINKSRIINNQIDTKTNFVNKARTVFVNKAIKARRDAVISNGGYLRISDSEILSNESKYIILNIEFSRIYNTIFKANESQYIIYNDNYEDNGLSSLGIFNCKFIENNAKASIVYNDGNLCSIDNALFENNASHKNSNIITNKSNLTLNNLKIKDNGKNILNDDYIFIRNLSPQIESKIIGEGLAENIKDIKPQEEKFDFGYLDKKIHDNKTGEIILEEDIRFENYEMDYYEGGIELDMDNLVIDGKGHTIEGAKKSRIFLITGKNIKLKNIIFKNGFLYKDYDNLMNNQGGALKTNSNCSLTVENCKFLNNFSQDGGGAIHSKGNVDIIKSIFTSNTVKMFGGGGAINNDGNLSIRESTFTNNSAERYGGAICNKGEISLFDSTLTNNIAKVHIFKTSYGKGGAIYNKGKLTISNSSLSKNTAQISGGAIYNWKHNERYEPIITKQRGSEAMCYEGELIITESTLYNNTAEESDGAIYNEGKMNITDCDINNDSNNKNT, via the coding sequence ATGGGTTTCCTTGATAATGTTAAAAAAATTTTTGATTCTGGTGAAAATAAAGAGGTTAAACCTCGAAATGGTACTGGAAAAATAGATAAAGTTGAATCTGTTGAAAGTAAAAGTAATTATGTTAATTTTAATGAAAAAGATGAACAACAACAAAATTCAGAGGACCTCATTAATGATGAAATACTTGATGAATCAACATCCAATGAAACTAGAAATTTCACATATCTAAATAATTTAATCCATAGTGGAGTTAAAGAGATTATTTTGGATTCGGATATTGTTTATGGTAATGAGGATGAGGAATCCAGACATGGCATTAAATTAAATCTTGATAACCTAGTTATTGATGGTAATGGATACACAATAGATGCTCTTAGAGCAAGCGAAATATTTATTTGTGATGCTAGGAATATTGTGATAAAAAACATTACATTAAAGAATGGGTTTTCTCATCAGGCTGGGGCAATAAATAATCAGGGAGAGTTAACAATAATAAAATCTTCAATTAATAATAATGAAGGAAAATTAGCCGGAGGAATATTAAATCTTGGTGAATTAACCCTAGATGAATCTGTAATTGCTAAAAATAAGGCAGAACATACTGGAGGAATACTTAATTTCTTTGGTAAGCTAAGCATAACAAAATCCACCCTCAAAGAGAACATTGGAATTGGCAATAAAGCAATATCTAATAACGGAGGGGAATTAACTATAAATAAATCTAGAATCATTAATAACCAGATAGACACAAAGACAAATTTTGTTAATAAAGCCAGGACAGTATTTGTTAATAAAGCCATTAAAGCACGACGTGATGCAGTTATATCAAATGGGGGTTATTTAAGGATAAGTGATTCTGAAATTTTAAGTAATGAATCAAAGTATATAATTTTAAACATAGAGTTCTCAAGAATATATAATACTATTTTTAAGGCTAATGAGTCACAATATATCATATATAATGATAATTATGAGGATAATGGATTATCTAGTTTAGGTATTTTTAATTGTAAATTTATAGAAAATAATGCAAAGGCATCCATAGTTTATAATGATGGAAACTTGTGTTCAATAGATAATGCCCTTTTTGAAAACAATGCCTCACACAAAAATTCCAATATTATTACAAATAAAAGTAACCTAACATTAAATAATCTTAAAATAAAAGATAATGGAAAAAACATACTAAATGATGATTATATATTTATAAGAAATCTATCGCCACAAATTGAAAGTAAAATAATTGGAGAAGGTCTAGCTGAAAATATCAAAGATATAAAGCCACAAGAAGAAAAATTTGATTTTGGGTATTTAGATAAAAAGATCCATGATAACAAAACTGGGGAAATAATCCTAGAGGAAGACATACGATTTGAAAATTATGAAATGGATTATTATGAGGGCGGAATTGAATTAGATATGGACAATTTAGTCATTGATGGCAAGGGACACACAATTGAGGGGGCTAAGAAATCAAGAATTTTCTTAATTACTGGAAAGAATATTAAACTAAAAAATATAATATTTAAAAATGGATTTTTATACAAAGATTATGACAATCTCATGAATAACCAAGGAGGAGCCCTAAAAACCAACTCGAATTGTAGTTTGACAGTGGAAAATTGTAAATTCCTAAATAACTTCTCACAAGATGGCGGGGGAGCAATACACAGCAAGGGAAATGTAGACATTATAAAATCAATCTTCACTAGCAACACAGTAAAAATGTTTGGCGGTGGTGGAGCAATAAATAATGATGGGAATTTAAGCATTAGAGAATCTACATTCACAAACAACTCTGCAGAACGGTACGGCGGGGCAATATGTAATAAAGGAGAAATAAGTTTATTTGATTCTACACTCACAAATAACATAGCAAAAGTTCATATTTTTAAAACATCTTATGGTAAAGGTGGAGCAATATATAACAAGGGCAAGTTGACTATTTCTAATTCCTCATTATCCAAAAACACAGCACAAATTAGTGGTGGAGCAATATACAACTGGAAGCATAATGAAAGATACGAACCTATCATTACAAAACAGAGGGGCAGTGAAGCAATGTGTTATGAGGGTGAGTTAATAATAACAGAATCAACACTCTACAATAACACAGCAGAAGAATCTGATGGAGCAATATACAACGAAGGCAAGATGAATATTACTGATTGTGACATTAATAATGACTCCAATAATAAAAATACTTGA
- a CDS encoding gamma-glutamylcyclotransferase family protein encodes MTTLKLTRLNEPNIEKLYEMKSALRNILEEGDFKNLNTILDFQDKDGSFKLFSTYRIPSDARVDFCHEPTYICSSILMKAYLTGDSELRQKIETPLIHGLERCCCRNLTGHGYDSLQGQIDALNIFMKGGLREFIDLHPDLNSKFTEMILNIMVEFDAREEQGIFKGTWGEDYKEDILKINEYFSTRKVFVYGTLMNGESNHHFLENSICLGKAAIEGYDMYNVGGWYPAIIPGNSRIIGELYEVPENDMASIDMLEGEGSLYIRKCEITTGNELAYIYEYAQDTEGLEKIDSWKDYVWYVSYGSNMLEERFLYYIEGGCFEGSASYRYPCEDPTRPLEKRAIDIPYDMYFGNYSGSWHGGGVSFLDTEKEGHALGTAYLITREQFEHVAAEENGGRPPNGNGYWYENIINLGEMDGFEMLTVTNKDLREYNRPSDEYLETLERGIRENWPDMSEEDIDDYLNSCIRE; translated from the coding sequence ATGACCACTTTAAAATTAACAAGATTAAACGAACCTAACATTGAAAAACTTTACGAAATGAAATCAGCCCTCAGAAACATCCTTGAAGAAGGAGATTTCAAAAATCTAAACACCATATTAGATTTCCAGGACAAGGACGGTAGCTTCAAGCTATTCTCCACATACAGAATCCCTTCAGATGCAAGGGTTGACTTCTGCCATGAGCCAACTTACATCTGCTCATCCATTCTTATGAAAGCATACTTAACAGGAGATTCTGAATTAAGACAAAAGATAGAAACTCCACTAATCCACGGATTAGAAAGATGCTGCTGCAGAAACTTAACTGGCCATGGATACGATTCACTTCAAGGACAAATCGACGCCTTAAACATCTTTATGAAAGGAGGGCTTAGAGAATTCATTGATCTTCATCCTGATTTAAATTCAAAATTCACAGAAATGATATTGAATATCATGGTTGAATTTGATGCTCGCGAAGAGCAAGGAATTTTTAAAGGCACATGGGGCGAAGACTACAAGGAAGACATACTCAAAATAAACGAATACTTCAGCACTAGAAAAGTGTTTGTTTATGGAACACTCATGAATGGAGAAAGCAACCATCACTTCCTTGAAAACAGCATATGCCTTGGAAAAGCTGCCATTGAAGGATATGACATGTATAATGTAGGAGGATGGTATCCTGCAATTATACCTGGAAATTCAAGAATCATTGGGGAACTTTACGAAGTTCCTGAAAATGACATGGCTTCAATAGACATGCTTGAAGGAGAAGGAAGCCTTTACATTAGAAAATGCGAAATTACAACTGGCAATGAATTGGCTTACATCTATGAATACGCTCAAGACACTGAAGGACTTGAAAAAATAGATTCATGGAAGGATTACGTCTGGTATGTATCCTATGGAAGCAACATGCTAGAAGAAAGATTCCTTTACTACATCGAAGGAGGATGCTTTGAAGGCAGTGCCTCCTATAGATACCCTTGCGAAGATCCTACAAGACCTCTTGAAAAAAGAGCCATAGACATCCCATACGACATGTACTTTGGAAATTATTCTGGGTCATGGCATGGAGGAGGAGTGTCCTTTTTGGATACCGAGAAAGAAGGCCATGCATTGGGAACTGCATATCTTATAACAAGAGAGCAATTTGAGCATGTTGCAGCTGAAGAGAACGGCGGACGCCCCCCAAATGGAAATGGCTATTGGTATGAAAATATCATTAATCTAGGGGAGATGGATGGCTTTGAGATGCTTACAGTCACCAATAAGGATCTTAGGGAATATAATAGGCCTTCTGATGAATATCTGGAGACCTTAGAAAGAGGAATTAGGGAAAACTGGCCTGATATGTCTGAAGAGGACATAGATGACTATCTTAATAGTTGCATTAGGGAATAG